The following proteins are encoded in a genomic region of Candidatus Thermoplasmatota archaeon:
- a CDS encoding TPD domain-containing protein — translation KFPPVLTASLILQQYGISKRRFWKYLTNLELIKEERVREELREACDKDPVYSPASLEAQRRRGEEVEIYVKKWLIRKGLDFERQEQLKKRYRKTPDFLLKSPLKIDRLKINWVECKASFCDPIEFKKSARKQFLPYRKMFGSGLVVYWLGYLEDLRFLRRVILKDRSYFVQ, via the coding sequence TAAAATTTCCGCCAGTACTTACAGCTTCGCTTATTCTCCAACAGTATGGCATTTCTAAGCGCCGTTTCTGGAAGTACCTAACAAACTTAGAGCTTATAAAGGAAGAGCGAGTGAGAGAAGAGCTGCGAGAAGCGTGCGATAAAGATCCTGTATATTCCCCGGCTTCGCTTGAAGCTCAGAGAAGGCGTGGCGAGGAAGTAGAAATTTACGTTAAAAAATGGCTAATCAGAAAAGGGTTAGACTTTGAGCGGCAAGAGCAATTGAAGAAGCGCTATAGGAAGACGCCCGACTTCCTTTTGAAATCTCCTCTTAAAATTGACCGGCTAAAAATCAACTGGGTAGAATGCAAAGCTAGTTTCTGCGATCCTATAGAATTTAAGAAAAGCGCTAGAAAGCAGTTTTTGCCGTATAGAAAGATGTTCGGCTCAGGGCTGGTAGTTTATTGGCTTGGTTACTTAGAAGATTTGAGATTTTTAAGGCGAGT